The Chelonoidis abingdonii isolate Lonesome George chromosome 9, CheloAbing_2.0, whole genome shotgun sequence genome has a segment encoding these proteins:
- the C9H16orf89 gene encoding UPF0764 protein C16orf89 homolog, producing the protein MWLLGLKVSLGHSLRKPRRMTPQPCLAHLKGALEKWASKHELLSQQARVERLVKKLSFLTEKATHSLGQSDPEYFKEFEPVLGPNFWMLPHLWNQTDSSLAYSMFDSSGCFTEEMSDKCFTYLLGTWKDNGKPCVVTKACRNIMTKFGCSGYPLSHQLFYFMFAAMKGCSDHLFLRAQYYKNIFCASMMKINLVIESNGFKFSSRDLFMENIMLCGMSGFSDFYKPSWLENILTWQKPEEGCFGKPSENSEHPCRVKEQEQLLKRVKRREKVFADGCSSHNTAVAVGVLGGFLYYY; encoded by the exons ATGTGGCTCCTGGGACTGAAGGTGTCCCTGGGTCATTCACTGAGGAAACCCAGAAGAATGACACCACAGCCATGCCTGG cTCATTTGAAAGGAGCCCTGGAGAAATGGGCCTCAAAACATGAATTACTATCTCAGCAGGCCCGAGTTGAAAGGCTGGTGAAGAAGTTATCTTTTCTGACTGAAAAAGCAACTCATTCTCTTGGGCAGAGTGACCCAGAGTATTTCAAAG AATTTGAGCCAGTTTTAGGACCAAATTTTTGGATGCTTCCTCATTTGTGGAACCAAACGGACTCCTCACTTGCCTACTCCATGTTTGACAGCAGCGGTTGTTTTACAGAGGAAATGAGTGATAAATGCTTTACATATTTGCTAGGAACTTG GAAAGATAATGGCAAGCCCTGTGTTGTCACCAAGGCCTGTAGGAACATCATGACAAAGTTTGGATGCTCAGGTTACCCCCTATCACATCAGCTTTTCTACTTCATGTTTGCAGCTATG AAAGGCTGTTCGGATCATCTGTTCCTGAGGGCCCAATATTACAAGAATATTTTCTGTGCTAGCATGATGAAAATAAATCTGGTGATCGAAAGCAATGGGTTCAAGTTTTCCTCTCGAGACCTCTTCATGGAAAATA TTATGTTATGTGGTATGTCTGGATTCTCTGACTTCTACAAACCCAGCTGGCTGGAGAACATTCTCACATGGCAGAAGCCTGAGGAGGGATGCTTTGGGAAGCCCA GTGAGAATTCTGAACACCCCTGCAGGGTGAAAGAACAAGAGCAACTACTGAAAAGAGTTAAAAGAAGAGAGAAGGTGTTTGCAG ATGGATGTTCCTCTCATAACACAGCCGTGGCAGTCGGAGTACTGGGGGGATTCCTCTACTACTACTGA